Below is a genomic region from Virgibacillus dokdonensis.
GTAGATTTTGCACTTGCACTAAACGCCCTGCCCAACGACCTGTACGGTTAGCTCCATAGAACTGCAAAAGCCCTCTTACCCTACCGTCTTCACACACTGCATCTTTCATAGCCTGGTATTTCTTCACACTAGTTTTGGACATTTCCTGTCTAATCTCTAGTACTCTTTTTATGTCTCCAGATGTATTCTCCAAGAGTTCTAAAACAGTATCCTTTTGTAAGTTTTCTACTTCTACCCCTTGTTCAGCAAGCCATTGCTTTAATTGAGCTGCACTGTTCGGATTACTTAAACCAGTTATGCTTACAGCTTCTTCTTTCAATTCCGATGTAATTAAGTTGCTGGAATAGATAGCTCCGTCAACCAATTCCTGATCTACTTTGATTCCTCGGACATTGATTTGTTGATCAAGCTCCCATAATTTTTGTTCAGCTTCTGGAACAGGAAACCTAGATAAACGATTTTCGATTTCCTTTTCAACCTCAACGTCTTGAATACAATACTCTTTAAACAGCTCCCACTTTTCCGGTTCATGATGCGGTAAAGTCCTGGTACGATTTCCATTCTTTTTAGTTGGCTTAGTAGGTGTACAAAACAATTTAATTAACGCATTACCAACGGTCATCTTACGCTTATCTTGCGGAAGTCCAACAGCCTTTGCCGTTGCTCCTAATCCAGCTGTATAGCCACAATATAAACCGTGTAACATGGTATCTCTCCATTGTGATAACCAAGTTTCTGGTTGGGACTGCCACCCTAAAAACTTGCTGAGGCAATACCATTCAAAAGCCGCGTTGTATGCATGTTTTGTTACACTAGCACTTGCTAAAGCAATTCTTATCTCTTTTGGTATTTCTTCACCGAGAGCTAAATCTATAATTTGTGTTTGTTCCCCATTCACTGAATAAGCAAATAGTAATACTTCAAAATCAGGGGATTGCACATACTTGTACAATCCCGATTTTTTAATGTCTACACTAGAAAAGGTTTCAATGTCGATTGATAAATATTGAATCATATGCCATACACGCCGCCATTAACTGGCTGACCTGTGATCGGATCAATTTGTTGCTGCTGTTGCATCGGCGATTGTTGCTGAACCGGAGGCTGTTGCTGATATTGCTGACCGCCCATCGGATTACCTGCCCAAGGATTTCCTTGGTTTTGCATCGGTTGCTGTTGCATCGGCTGTTGTTGTGGCTGAACAGGTGCGAAATCTTCATCAGCAGCCGGAGCTGATGCCCCCAAAGGTTCACCATCACGAGTTTTCTGTACGTTTGTACTGATATAAACACCTACACCTTTTTTGCCAGCAAAAGCATAAGGGCTAAAATTGAGTGCAATCTTTCCGTACATTCCGCTATAAACTTCTGTTGCGTCCATAATCGGGCTAAGATCAGGTCCAACAATTTTTGGCGGATAGTCAACGCCTGTTGAAGCTGTAAACACCCAATGACCTTTACACTCGGGACCAAACGGCATACCATCAGATGGTTTTACTCCATCACCGTCATGGATAGGTACCGCCACATTCGGAGGTACTACACCGTTCCACTTCTCTGCTTTTCCTTTTGCTTTTGCTGCTTCAATAGCAGCATCAATCTTTTGTTTCGTAGCTATATCTGACTTAGGTAAAAGAATCGTTGCACTGTATTTCGGTTCCCCACCGTATTGGTTTTCCCTCGGTTTCAATAGATTCACAAAGCTAAAGCGAACTTCCCCTGATACAATACGTGTGTTTTGATTAGTCATAGTTTCATTTCTCCTTTTAAAATTATTTGTGGTAATCTGCAATATCACCCATTAGCCAAAATCCTCTGCTGCGCTAACTTCATTAGTTATTGCTTGCCTTTTATCTGTTGCAGGAGCAAGGGTTGGTTTACCTGGTGATTTTTGCACCAATCCTGGTTCCTCTAATAACTCACGGTATTCTTTTTTTCCTAGTTCTTTTTCTAATTTAGGAACTGTTAAAGGAACTCTTTCATAAAGCAAAGCTTCTTTAATTCCGTGTTCTTTAAGATGTTGAAAAGCTTTGTCTTGATCTACATAATTTCTACTTCCTCGTCCTTCAACAGCTTTCCATCCTGCGATTTCATTTCCTTTTAAGCTTTCTTTAAGTGCATACTCCTTTAGAGCTCTAACCCATGATTCCAAGTGTTTTGCTTTCTCTAATGCTTGGCCAACTTCTTCATTACTGATCAACGGTGGTTTCATCTGTTTAAAATCATCCAACGCGCTGTACTGTTCCATACGTGCACGACAAGTTGCTTTTGCTTTACAAAACTTGCAGTGTTCGCCGGGTACAAACTCCCCTTCCCCGTTAAAAGCTTTTTGAGCAACAGGTTTGATTTCATCTCCCCACTTCAATAGCTCTTCAAGGGATAGCTCATATTCGGAAATATTATCAAGTCTTGGTTGTACAATAGATAAATGCACCTTAGAGATAGGATAAAGAAAGCTGTATGCTGCATAAGCACCTAAAGCATAAAGTTTCATTTGAGGGTTATCCTCAGCACTTACCGGAACCCCCTTTCCATATTTAAAATCATTAACATACAATGTATTTCCGCCAATGATGATGCAGTCCGCTGTTCCAAATCCCTCGGGAACATAAGCGCTGAAATCGACTTTCTTCTCTACAGCTACATACGGACTGACTTCCATACCTAGAGTTAATTCTTTTAAGTAATCCAGGTACGTTTCCGTGTGCTTTAACATTTCTTGTTGAAACAGTTCATTCTTTTTCATTTTGTTGAGACGTCGGGTAAATGTGCTTTTGGCCATCGGCTCAACAAAATACTTTCGCAGCCTTAACTCCGCAATCTCATGAGCCAAAGTTCCTTCTGCTGCATAAGTGGATCCTTTATCCTCAAACTGTTCTTCTAACCGAGCACTAGGGGGGCAAGCTAACCATCTATTAGATGCACTAGCAGATAACAAAGCATGTGCTCGTTCAGCATGTGCAATTTGTTTGGCCATTATATCTTCGCTCCCATTTCCCGTAGTTTCGTGGCAAACGTACCGTATTGCTCCTGAGGCAAAGCAGTCAAAGCTTGTACACCAAACTGACCAAGAAGCTGTACCAATTCAGCTTGTTTACCTGCATCCATTAATTGAGAGGCAGCACGTGCCAGTTGATCCATTGTATAAGTCTGCTCCACCGTTGGCACCGCTCCTGGCTGATCTTGCTGTACAGGGGCTTGTTGCTGTATAGGCGCTTGTTGTTGAGTTGGAACTGACTGAACAGTTGGTTGCTGTTGCACAGCTGGTTGTTCTTGTTGCATTGGAGCTTGTTGATGTACTGCAGGCTCCTGTTGGACTTGTTCCTCTGTCACTTTAGGCAAACCGCTAGTTGATAAGGCTTGCGCTAGGGATAAAACTGCATTTGTAAATGCTTGATCTATTGAAATTTTAATTTCCATTAGTAATTACCTCCTAAATGTTCTTGCTTCTATACTGCAAGACAAGTTATAATAAAGTTGGATTATGATAGTTTTAGTCTGATGAGCCAACATCAGGCTTTTTTCTTTCCTAAAACAGAACCAATATGATACCTAAGACTACCAACAAAGCACCTGCTAGATTGATAGCGAAATCTTTCGACGTGTACAATCGTCCATCACCTCCCTTCAATAGCTTCTTCTAACTCACCTGAAACTCCGTAAAACATTTCTAATACATTTTCATAAGCAAGCCATTTCAATTCATCAGATAATGCAATGAATTCTTCCTGAGTTAGTTCTTCAGGAGACTTGCCAGTTTCATCTTCAAAACAGTTACTCATTTGCTTCACCTCCTTTCATTATCTTCAATAATGCCCACAATTATTTCCAAATACTTTTTATAGCTAATCGGTTCGATCTTTATTCCAATCGATTCTTGTGGGATTTTATTTTCATCTTTTACTGAGTAAAACCATCTATCACCAACCCATTGACTTTGATTCATATTGTTAGGTCCAAAAACATCATGAGGTTTAAACGGACTTATTTTCGGAATATCATCTAGCATTTCTTTAAATAATTTGTAATGCGTTGATCTCTTTTTGAATGTATGAATGCCGTTTTTATCAGGATGTTTAGTTAGTTCGCTCTTATAAATCTCGTAATCTTTTGAATCAGCATAGATTCCGAAGTGTGATTCATGGTAAAAAGCAAAACCGTTATCTTGAATGTAGCCATTCTGTATTTTGTTGAAGAATTCTTTTGTTTTTTCCCTTCTTTCAATCTCTTCTTTGTACCAATCCGAATCTTGTCTAACTTCAAAAACTGGAGCATCTAGCGTTTGCATATACTTTTTATCCCCCTTCACAAGCTATTAATTAAAATCAACCAGTTACCAACAACCACAATCCCAAATGCAATAGGGTAAAACACATCAGGATCCAGTAGCTTATTCAAAACCAATTCCTCCTGGTAGTTTCTTGCTTTTCTATATGCCTTAATAATGACTTGGCTTCTTCGGTCATATCCCTGCTGTTCTTCATACGCTGTAACTCTTCTAGCGCATTTGCTACGTTACGATGGTGCACTGCAGCTTTTTCAAACTCTCCTTGAGCCACACAACGGGCAGCATGCATAAAGTTGTAATCATAAACAGCTAACTGCTTGTCCACTTTTTCTTGGTCTCTTTCAAGAAACATTGAAAGTTTTGCCATAATGATCTCCTTTCTTTCCCTCACTTTTGGTAGAATATCTACTAGAAGGGAGGTTTTATGATATGAAATTTATAATTTGGTTGAAACATATTAAAGAAATCAACAGACCAGTAGGTGACTTAGCGTACGATATTCTAAGGGATAGAAATTTCCCAAACTCTAATAACTACGCTGATATGAGTTCCTACTTAGAACGAAAACTTGACCGGAACCAATTTAAAATGTTTGAAAAACTCTACGAGCTATATAAATCAGATATCAATTAGTACTTTTCATATCTTTTTCTTCCGGTTATTGGATCAGCGGTTACATCCCGAGAATAAGGTCCTGCGCTTTTTCTTCGATTTGCCTCTTTTACAACTAGCTTCATCAGTTCAGAACGGCGCAGATCTATTTCTTGTGGGATGCCATTTTTCATAACAATATCTACTGCCTGTTCAAAGGCGGTTCTTAGATTAGATAGTTTACTAGACATCTATCTCCCTCCCTCAAAATCTCTTGCATAACTAACCTGCCTATAAAGCTTCATTACTTCCGGGTTGCTACTATTAAAAGCGACTGAATACAACAATGGAATGTTATATGTCCTTTCCATATCCTCCATCAAAGTAACTAACCGTTTGTTACGTATCCGTTTAGGTGCTTGCATGATGTTGTTGTATCTATCACGGAACGATTGTAGTTCTTCTTGTGTCATTTTGGTTTACCTCCTTACGCCTTTAAATAACTTCGTGTTCCTCTGCCATTAACCATTTATCAATGGCATTCAAGTCGAATACCAGTATGCCAGGGGCTGGGCGCTTGAACGGGATATTATTTTGTTTAATCAACCTATAGATAGTTGATTCTGACATGCTACAGTTTATTGAATCTAAATATTTAACGAGACTCTTAACGCCTCTTACTAATCTCATTCTCCTATCCCCCTTTAATTGGCTTCTTGCAAGTCAACTCCGTGTTTAATAGCAAAATCTTTAACAACCGAAACATATATTTCAACTAAACGCTTATCGTCAGCAATAACATCCACTTTGCTAAGCTTGTCTCTTTTTGATTTAGAAACTCCTTCATCTGCCAATCGTCTACGCTTGTTAGTCAAACGTCTGGATAGATCAAATTTCCCCCGACGTTCAACTTCTTTATAAATCTCACTATTAACCTCCCTGTAAGCTTCAAATCCTCCACGTGACTGTGCCATTTTACCAATTAATTGACGAGCATCTTTTCTCCAGTCTGTCGTATTAAGAGCGACTACATCCCGTATGCCTTGCACTTCTCCTGCTAATTTCTTTTGGGCTAGCTCATTTTTTGCAATAGCTTTAAACAAACCATCGAACATTTGAAGTTCTGGACTGAGTTGAGACGTGTTTAATTCGTAAGAGCCCGTCTTTCTAATCTGAGGAATAACTTCAATTGCCAACCAATCTTGAAACTTTTCTGCTATTTCGTTAGATGCTTTAAAAGCTAGTTTGTAGACTAGTGGTTCAGGGATAAGATCACCATTTTTTATTTCTGCCACAAGTGGCAGAAGGTGCCCGATATATTCATTAATCCTTGTCCACCGTACGTTTTCGTAAACGTTATTACCTTTTTTAGTTTTAGAAACGATACCCAGTGACTTTGCAACTTCTGCTACATCAAATAAGATTTGTTCGCCTTCTTGCTTTGCAGATACTTTGAATAATTCATTTTCAAATACTTTTAAATCTGACATCTACTTTTTCTCCTTTCTTCCATCCACCGAATTAGAAATGCTTGTGCTTCCTTAGCTGGGTAAAACCACTTACCTCCCAGTTTTACTTTTGGAAAACGTTCGTCGTGAAAGAACGTGTCCTGTATTGTATTCCAACTCATAGAAGTTCTACGTTTTAAATCAGATGAGTCCCAAAAAACCTTTTCTTGATCTAATTCATTCAAACGTTTTTCTATCGCATCCTGATATAGTTGCTTAATTTCCTCTTCATCTACATGAACCTGAATCATTAATTTCCTCCTCCTCCCCTTAAAAATGATTAAGCTGAGCGATCTTCTACTTTTTCAAATAAGTACTCAATTTCATAATCAGGAAAGAACTTACGTTTGATTTTTATTGCTTCAGTTAATGAAAAATCATAGTGACCATTAAGTTTGTCGTATATTGTTGCAACCCTAACATCTAACAACTCAGCTAAATCTTTTGCTTTTACGTTATATCTAACCATTTCAGCCTTTAGTGTTCTTAGCAAAGTAAATAAACCTCCCTTACTTTTTGATACTCAATTTCGTATCTTGGTTCAATCATATACTCAATTTCGTATTTAGTCAACCATTTATTCATAGAAAAGTGTTCAATTTCGCATTTGACTATTTACTTTTATACAAATATTGCTATAATCTAAGTAGACAATACGAA
It encodes:
- a CDS encoding group-specific protein — translated: MIQVHVDEEEIKQLYQDAIEKRLNELDQEKVFWDSSDLKRRTSMSWNTIQDTFFHDERFPKVKLGGKWFYPAKEAQAFLIRWMEERRKSRCQI
- a CDS encoding DUF2800 domain-containing protein, with the protein product MAKQIAHAERAHALLSASASNRWLACPPSARLEEQFEDKGSTYAAEGTLAHEIAELRLRKYFVEPMAKSTFTRRLNKMKKNELFQQEMLKHTETYLDYLKELTLGMEVSPYVAVEKKVDFSAYVPEGFGTADCIIIGGNTLYVNDFKYGKGVPVSAEDNPQMKLYALGAYAAYSFLYPISKVHLSIVQPRLDNISEYELSLEELLKWGDEIKPVAQKAFNGEGEFVPGEHCKFCKAKATCRARMEQYSALDDFKQMKPPLISNEEVGQALEKAKHLESWVRALKEYALKESLKGNEIAGWKAVEGRGSRNYVDQDKAFQHLKEHGIKEALLYERVPLTVPKLEKELGKKEYRELLEEPGLVQKSPGKPTLAPATDKRQAITNEVSAAEDFG
- a CDS encoding BRO-N domain-containing protein is translated as MSDLKVFENELFKVSAKQEGEQILFDVAEVAKSLGIVSKTKKGNNVYENVRWTRINEYIGHLLPLVAEIKNGDLIPEPLVYKLAFKASNEIAEKFQDWLAIEVIPQIRKTGSYELNTSQLSPELQMFDGLFKAIAKNELAQKKLAGEVQGIRDVVALNTTDWRKDARQLIGKMAQSRGGFEAYREVNSEIYKEVERRGKFDLSRRLTNKRRRLADEGVSKSKRDKLSKVDVIADDKRLVEIYVSVVKDFAIKHGVDLQEAN
- a CDS encoding DNA polymerase gives rise to the protein MQYLSIDIETFSSVDIKKSGLYKYVQSPDFEVLLFAYSVNGEQTQIIDLALGEEIPKEIRIALASASVTKHAYNAAFEWYCLSKFLGWQSQPETWLSQWRDTMLHGLYCGYTAGLGATAKAVGLPQDKRKMTVGNALIKLFCTPTKPTKKNGNRTRTLPHHEPEKWELFKEYCIQDVEVEKEIENRLSRFPVPEAEQKLWELDQQINVRGIKVDQELVDGAIYSSNLITSELKEEAVSITGLSNPNSAAQLKQWLAEQGVEVENLQKDTVLELLENTSGDIKRVLEIRQEMSKTSVKKYQAMKDAVCEDGRVRGLLQFYGANRTGRWAGRLVQVQNLPRNYLDTLGLARELTRGKKVDALKVIYGNVPNTLSELIRTAFIPSEGNKLAISDFSAIEARVIAWLAGEQWRLDVFNTHGKIYEASASAMFGVPIEEITKGSDLRQKGKVAELALGYQGAAGALISMGALNMGLTEEELPDIVKRWRSSNRRIVDLWYSLENAALAVMRTGQPQGVKGLLLQRESDIQNGLDFLTITLPSSRKLFYVNPFLAENDFGKEAIHYRGMNQTTKKWEKISTYGGKLTENVVQAIARDCLAVTLARLDKAGYESIMHIHDEVVLDVPQEQVDLEKIENIMKQPIPWAPGLPLNADGFISDYYMKD
- a CDS encoding DNA-binding protein, whose translation is MLRTLKAEMVRYNVKAKDLAELLDVRVATIYDKLNGHYDFSLTEAIKIKRKFFPDYEIEYLFEKVEDRSA
- a CDS encoding YozE family protein gives rise to the protein MKFIIWLKHIKEINRPVGDLAYDILRDRNFPNSNNYADMSSYLERKLDRNQFKMFEKLYELYKSDIN
- a CDS encoding DUF2815 family protein — its product is MTNQNTRIVSGEVRFSFVNLLKPRENQYGGEPKYSATILLPKSDIATKQKIDAAIEAAKAKGKAEKWNGVVPPNVAVPIHDGDGVKPSDGMPFGPECKGHWVFTASTGVDYPPKIVGPDLSPIMDATEVYSGMYGKIALNFSPYAFAGKKGVGVYISTNVQKTRDGEPLGASAPAADEDFAPVQPQQQPMQQQPMQNQGNPWAGNPMGGQQYQQQPPVQQQSPMQQQQQIDPITGQPVNGGVYGI
- a CDS encoding helix-turn-helix transcriptional regulator, with the translated sequence MRLVRGVKSLVKYLDSINCSMSESTIYRLIKQNNIPFKRPAPGILVFDLNAIDKWLMAEEHEVI